Proteins from a genomic interval of Trifolium pratense cultivar HEN17-A07 linkage group LG6, ARS_RC_1.1, whole genome shotgun sequence:
- the LOC123892240 gene encoding agamous-like MADS-box protein AGL62 has translation MAFDGNNNATKLNTRKRKFGEIMKGEKSNKSQMTFSNCTLGLFNKATKLSVLCNAKTALIVASPNNELYICGYPNCDAVIQQLLTGKDTIEETEKKKQEKIVETLRIEYETIGDKLKKLMEEEKNLQTINDEAEKSGSISSCWWNDPIDDMDLQSLEEFKISLEKLRLNLGSALDEKKLMSTLRS, from the coding sequence ATGGCTTTCGATGGAAATAACAATGCAACAAAACTCAATACTCGGAAGAGGAAATTTGGTGAAATCATGAAAGGGGAAAAATCAAACAAGTCTCAAATGACGTTCTCAAATTGTACACTCGGACTTTTCAACAAAGCAACGAAGCTCTCTGTTCTATGCAACGCAAAAACTGCACTCATTGTCGCATCACCAAACAACGAACTCTATATATGTGGCTATCCTAATTGTGACGCCGTCATTCAACAATTATTGACCGGAAAAGACACCATTGAAGAAACTGAGAAAAAGAAGCAAGAGAAGATTGTTGAAACCCTAAGGATTGAATATGAGACAATTGGAGATAAACTTAAGAAACTTatggaagaagaaaagaatTTGCAAACTATCAACGATGAGGCGGAGAAGAGTGGTTCTATTTCCTCTTGTTGGTGGAATGACCCTATTGATGATATGGATTTACAATCTCTCGAGGAATTCAAGATTTCTTTGGAAAAGTTGAGACTTAATTTAGGTTCAGCCCTTGACGAAAAGAAGTTAATGTCCACACTTCGATCTTAA
- the LOC123892763 gene encoding uncharacterized protein LOC123892763 isoform X2, producing MFVLQADYKESATLETDGINPWDTSTLNDLLKKINHLIANNCSWFNLFFPASWKLTLFEGALDNLGSLKQQCRTKQQRTRGVHSSDVLWNAYQTKIQMPCRNNLDSLNYYI from the exons ATGTTTGTGTTGCAG GCTGATTATAAAGAATCTGCTACATTGGAAACTGATGGCATTAATCCATGGGACACCTCTACTCTGAATGACCTTTTGAAGAAGATAAATCATTTAA TTGCAAACAATTGCTCATGGTTTAACTTATTCTTCCCTGCATCATGGAAGCTAACACTGTTTGAAGGAGCTCTAGACAATTTAGGGAGCTTGAAACAACAATGTAGAACAAAGCAACAGCGAACAAG AGGAGTTCACTCTTCTGATGTTCTCTGGAACGCCTATCAGACCAAGATTCAGATGCCATGCAGAAATAATCTTGACTCTTTGAACTATTACATTTAG
- the LOC123892763 gene encoding uncharacterized protein LOC123892763 isoform X1, giving the protein MWSSHLLPLPLLLHRHLRSPPPPTHRLAAQWIDFLWIFQFFRFHCLDLVDFCISCSDRNFRIEIFLLVLQADYKESATLETDGINPWDTSTLNDLLKKINHLIANNCSWFNLFFPASWKLTLFEGALDNLGSLKQQCRTKQQRTRGVHSSDVLWNAYQTKIQMPCRNNLDSLNYYI; this is encoded by the exons ATGTGGTCCTCGCATCTACTACCTCTTCCTCTCCTACTCCACCGTCACCTCCGATCTCCGCCGCCACCAACACACCGCCTCGCCGCTCAATGGATTGACTTTCTCTGGATATTCCAATTTTTTCGTTTCCATTGCTTAGATCTTGTCGATTTTTGTATTTCATGCTCCGATCGTAATTTTAGAATTGAGATTTTTCTACTTGTGTTGCAG GCTGATTATAAAGAATCTGCTACATTGGAAACTGATGGCATTAATCCATGGGACACCTCTACTCTGAATGACCTTTTGAAGAAGATAAATCATTTAA TTGCAAACAATTGCTCATGGTTTAACTTATTCTTCCCTGCATCATGGAAGCTAACACTGTTTGAAGGAGCTCTAGACAATTTAGGGAGCTTGAAACAACAATGTAGAACAAAGCAACAGCGAACAAG AGGAGTTCACTCTTCTGATGTTCTCTGGAACGCCTATCAGACCAAGATTCAGATGCCATGCAGAAATAATCTTGACTCTTTGAACTATTACATTTAG